In a single window of the Nilaparvata lugens isolate BPH chromosome 1, ASM1435652v1, whole genome shotgun sequence genome:
- the LOC111045654 gene encoding dual 3',5'-cyclic-AMP and -GMP phosphodiesterase 11 isoform X5 produces MEIFRWHSSRASRHGVKKRSGPLQWARGLACVIKDIVAEKNVGLHVRSGDEQVRMTAETMPVAPPPGAEAGAGGAGGGHCQYYDPEYARMEAWLDEHPEFVEDYFIRKATRQVVDAWLISHATPTGSSSGGCCELGSPVQAPCPASRASSGATTPVRKISAHEFERGGLLKPIVNTIDGTPTFLSVTPAGEVGGVSTTSNANSTASRERAQRRSRNDLRHLDEKELIFELVKDICNELDVRSLCHKILQNVSTLLHADRGSLFLVQGEREQQQPSAAPNNNNNNNNMEQPKAAIVPSTVASQHNSNNNSNSSSISSVSINNHVNRPAAAAPVGCISIEEQRNCPRSSPPPATTASLNAVVGCIGSTNTGSLPAPGSTPASRHHQHHHPSAASEGCQPSRCLVSKLFDVCSRSTLQEMEKKEEIRIPWGMGIVGFVAESGQPVNIPDAYKDERFNHDIDVRTGYKTRTLLCMPIKDINGEVIGVAQVINKFGDSSFTVNDEKVFSSYLQFCGIGLRNAQLYEKSLLEVKRNQVLLDLARMIFEEQSTIEHMVFRILTHTQSLIQCHRVQVLLLHKASKGSFSRVFDFQASDLESSATEERTSPFESRFPINIGITGYVATTGETVNIVDAYKDQRFDPSVDVETNFRHRSILCMPIKNSSGQIIGVIQLINKFEDLPFTKNDENFVEAFAIFCGMGIHNTHMYEKAVIAMAKQSVTLDVLSYHASASLEDAQRLRKMRVPSSATFMLHDFKFDDLRLSDDDTLKACLRMFLDLDFVERFHIDYEVLCRWLLSVRKNYRNVTYHNWRHAFNVAQMMFSIITTTQWWKIFGELECMALIIACLCHDLDHRGTNNSFQIKASSPLAQLYSTSTMEHHHFDQCIMILNSQGNQILSNLSPDEYSRVIKVLEDAILSTDLAVYFTKRGMFLNLVRERSYNWSREDHRELLRGMTMTVCDLAAITKPWNVEKRIAELVTSEFFEQGDIERQELNITPIDIMNREKEDQLPAMQVDFIDSICLPIYESFAELSEKLRPLVQGVLVNRKHWEKIALENNQKRNDHQMEEDDS; encoded by the exons GGTTACATGTGCGGAGTGGAGATGAACAGGTGAGAATGACGGCAGAGACGATGCCGGTGGCGCCGCCCCCGGGGGCAGAAGCGGGGGCGGGGGGAGCAGGTGGCGGCCACTGCCAGTACTACGACCCCGAGTACGCGCGAATGGAGGCTTGGCTCGACGAGCACCCAGAGTTTGTCGAGGACTACTTCATCAG AAAAGCGACGCGACAGGTGGTGGACGCGTGGCTGATCTCGCACGCGACGCCGACCGGTTCGTCGTCAGGCGGCTGCTGTGAGCTGGGCTCGCCCGTTCAGGCGCCCTGTCCGGCGTCGCGGGCCTCATCCGGCGCCACGACTCCAGTGCGCAAGATATCGGCGCACGAGTTCGAACGCGGCGGCCTGCTGAAGCCGATCGTGAACACCATCGACGGCACTCCCACCTTCCTGTCGGTGACGCCGGCCGGGGAGGTGGGGGGCGTCTCCACCACCTCCAACGCCAACAGCACTGCCTCCCGCGAGAGGGCGCAGCGCCGCTCACGCAACGATCTCAGGCATCTCGACGAGAAGGAGCTCATTTTCGAGTTG GTAAAGGACATCTGCAATGAGCTGGATGTGCGCTCGCTGTGTCACAAGATCCTGCAGAACGTCAGCACTCTGCTGCATGCCGACAGGGGGTCGCTGTTTCTAGTCCAGGGAGAGAGGGAACAACAACAGCCTTCTGCGGCAcccaacaacaacaacaacaacaacaacatggAACAACCGAAAGCGGCCATCGTTCCCTCCACCGTCGCCTCGCAACACAATAGTAATAACAATAGTAATAGTAGTAGTATTTCTTCTGTCAGTATTAACAACCATGTGAATAGGCCTGCAGCCGCAGCACCGGTTGGGTGCATCAGTATTGAGGAGCAGCGCAACTGCCCCCGGTCTTCGCCACCCCCAGCCACCACCGCCTCCCTGAACGCGGTCGTCGGCTGTATCGGCTCCACCAACACCGGCTCGCTCCCCGCCCCCGGCTCCACCCCCGCCTCCAGGCACCACCAACACCACCACCCATCCGCCGCCTCCGAGGGCTGCCAGCCGTCGCGCTGCCTCGTCTCCAAACTGTTCGACGTCTGCTCGCGCTCCACCCTCcaagagatggagaagaaggaggagattcGCATTCCGTGGGGCATGGGCATTGTCGGCTTTGTCGCCGAAAGCGGCCAGCCCGTCAACATACCTGATGCCTACAAG GATGAGCGATTCAACCACGATATCGATGTCCGGACCGGCTATAAAACCAGAACACTTCTCTGCATGCCAATTAAAGACATTAATGGCGAAGTCATAGGGGTTGCTCAG GTGATCAACAAGTTCGGAGATTCCAGCTTCACCGTGAACGATGAGAAAGTATTTTCAAGTTATCTTCAATTCTGCGGTATCGGCCTACGGAATGCTCAGCTTTATGAGAAAAGCTTacttgaagtcaagagaaatcag GTGCTTTTAGACTTGGCGAGAATGATCTTCGAAGAGCAGAGTACAATAGAGCACATGGTATTCAGGATATTGACTCACACCCAGTCCTTAATTCAGTGTCATAGAGTTCAG GTATTACTTCTGCACAAAGCTTCAAAAGGCAGCTTTTCGCGGGTTTTTGACTTCCAGGCGAGTGACTTGGAAAGCAGTGCGACTGAGGAGCGAACAAG CCCATTTGAAAGCAGATTCCCGATCAATATCGGAATCACTGGCTATGTAGCCACCACTGGTGAG ACTGTTAATATTGTGGATGCGTACAAAGACCAAAGATTTGATCCATCTGTAGATGTAGAAACAAACTTCAGGCATAGAAGCATCCTTTGTATGCCAATCAAGAATTCTTCTGGACAGATTATTGGAGTCATACAA CTTATCAACAAATTCGAGGATTTACCGTTCACAAAGAACGATGAGAACTTTGTTGAAGCGTTTGCAATTTTCTGTGGAATGGGAATTCACAACACGCACAT GTATGAGAAGGCTGTGATAGCTATGGCAAAGCAGAGTGTCACGCTGGATGTTCTAAGTTACCATGCTTCTGCATCGCTAGAAGATGCACAGAGACTGAGG AAAATGCGGGTTCCATCTTCAGCAACATTCATGCTTCATGATTTTAAATTTGATGACTTGAGATTGTCAGACGACGACACGCTTAAG GCATGTTTGAGAATGTTCCTTGATTTGGATTTTGTGGAGAGGTTTCATATAGACTACGAAGTACTCTGCAGATGGCTTCTGAGTGTCAGAAAGAACTACAGGAATGTCACATATCACAATTGGAGGCATGCTTTCAACGTAGCGCAGATGATGTTCTCTATAATCACA actACTCAGTGGTGGAAGATCTTTGGCGAACTTGAATGCATGGCTTTGATTATCGCCTGTCTATGTCATGATCTAGATCATCGAGGAACCAACAACTCATTCCAAATAAA GGCATCATCACCCCTTGCTCAGCTGTATTCTACGTCTACCATGGAACACCATCACTTCGATCAATGCATCATGATTCTCAATAGTCAG gGAAACCAAATTCTTTCAAATCTATCACCCGATGAATACTCAAGAGTTATAAAGGTATTAGAAGATGCGATCCTCTCCACTGATCTGGCTGTCTATTTTAC AAAACGAGGAATGTTCTTGAACCTTGTCAGAGAAAGATCCTATAATTGGAGTAGGGAAGACCACAGAGAACTGCTGAGGGGAATGACAATGACAGTTTGCGATCTTGCAGCCATCACCAAGCCATGGAATGTTGAGAAGAGG ATAGCGGAACTGGTCACTAGCGAATTCTTTGAACAAGGAGATATTGAAAGACAAGAACTCAACATCACACCTATT gACATCATgaatagagagaaagaagatCAACTTCCAGCCATGCAAGTTGATTTCATCGATTCGATATGCTTACCTATTTACGAA TCATTTGCTGAACTTTCGGAAAAATTGAGACCACTGGTGCAAGGTGTCCTGGTTAACAGAAAACATTGGGAGAAAATTGCCCTGGAGAACAATCAGAAGAGGAATGACCATCAGATGGAGGAGGATGACTCTTAA